The following are encoded together in the Hoplias malabaricus isolate fHopMal1 chromosome 3, fHopMal1.hap1, whole genome shotgun sequence genome:
- the rbpjl gene encoding recombining binding protein suppressor of hairless-like protein, whose amino-acid sequence MKLSQGRDEDPERNNPLNDMQHQQGERDRESDLDGASEVRASLTDGPYSTLLRFSAPPPGKSGPGSGSGVEESFSSLSTVTRESVKQYLQFRPDQSVLILHAKVAQKSYGNEKRFFCPPPCVYLCGDGWNLRQEKLKASGVGELSCRLCGFMGLDSSPGPQADSFKLSFEEQTDSRMFACAKTLYISDTDKRKHFRLLLRLFHSGGQEIGSFQSRLIKIISKPSQKRQSMKNADLCISSGSRVSLFNRLRSQTVSTRYLAVEGGAFVASARQWTAFTIVLVGDQSSEGGEYSACESYICYGSVVQLVCTDSGVALPPMVVRKVNKQQVCLDVDEPVSQLHKCAFQLRDNTHMYLCLSNEKILQYQASPCLKESNRELLNDGSCWTIIGTEVVEFTFSESLTSSPSTISPVPVIHGLELNGGGHVAMLELHGENFSPHLKVWFGNMEAETMFRGPRSLLCVVPDISVFSVEWKWLQQRITVPLCLIRADGLIYRSSFTFSYTPEHTHSAFSQACGSTERTSNSDLLIDTIHQEFTRTNFHLFMQS is encoded by the exons ATTTGGATGGAGCCAGTGAAGTACGAGCCTCACTTACTGATGGTCCCTACTCCACTCTCCTCAGGTTTTCTGCTCCTCCACCaggtaaatcaggtcctggttctggaagcgg GGTGGAGGAGAGTTTCTCGTCGCTGTCGACGGTGACCAGAGAGTCGGTGAAACAGTATCTTCAGTTCAGACCTGATCAGTCTGTTCTCATCCTCCACGCCAAAGTGGCTCAGAAATCCTACGGCAACGAGAAACG gttTTTCTGCCCTCCTccctgtgtgtatctgtgtggaGATGGCTGGAACCTCAGACAAGAGAAACTGAAAG CATCCGGAGTTGGAGAGTTGAGCTgtcgtctgtgtgggtttatggGTCTTGACAGCTCCCCTGGGCCTCAGGCCGACAGCTTCAAGCTGAGCTTCGAGGAGCAGACAGACAGTAGG ATGTTTGCGTGCGCTAAGACTCTGTACATCTCTGACACGGACAAGAGGAAACACTTCCGTCTGCTGTTGCGTCTGTTCCACAGCGGAGGGCAGGAGATTGGCTCCTTCCAGAGCAGACTCATCAAAATCATCTCCAAACCCTCTCAGAAGAGACAGTCCATGAAGAACGCAGACT tgtGTATCTCATCAGGTTCCAGAGTGTCATTGTTTAACCGGTTGAGGTCTCAGACGGTCAGTACCCGGTACCTGGCAGTGGAGGGCGGAGCTTTTGTGGCCAGTGCCCGACAGTGGACAGCGTTTACTATAGTTTTAG TGGGGGATCAGTCTTCTGAAGGTGGTGAATACTCTGCGTGTGAGAGTTATATCTGTTATGGTTCTGTGGTTCAACTCGTCTGCACTGACTCAGGAGTCGCTCTGCCTCCAATG GTGGTCCGGAAGGTGAATAAGCAGCAGGTGTGTCTGGACGTGGACGAGCCGGTGTCTCAGCTTCATAAATGTGCTTTTCAGCTCCGggacaacacacacatgtaccTGTGTCTCTCCAACGAAAAGATCCTGCAGTACCAG GCGTCTCCGTGTCTGAAGGAGAGTAACAGAGAGCTGCTGAATGACGGCTCGTGTTGGACGATAATCGGAACTGAAGTGGTGGAGTTCACTTTCAGTGAGAGTCTCACCTCCAGCCCATCCACCATCAGTCCAGTACCGGTCATCCACGGCCTGGAG TTGAACGGAGGAGGCCACGTGGCCATGCTGGAGCTGCACGGAGAGAACTTCAGTCCTCATCTGAAGGTGTGGTTTGGGAACATGGAGGCTGAGACTATGTTCAG GGGTCCTCgctctctgctgtgtgtggtTCCTGACATCTCCGTTTTCAGCGTAGAGTGGAAGTGGCTGCAGCAACGCATCACCGTCCCTTTATGTCTGATCCGAGCGGATGGTCTGATCTACAGAAGCTCCTTCACGTTCTCCTACACAccggaacacacacacagcgcctTCTCTCAGGCCTGCGGTTCCACCGAGAGAACCTCAAACTCAGACCTTCTCATTGACACCATTCACCAGGAGTTCACCAGAACCAATTTCCACCTGTTCATGCAGAGCTGA